In Drosophila willistoni isolate 14030-0811.24 chromosome XR unlocalized genomic scaffold, UCI_dwil_1.1 Seg144, whole genome shotgun sequence, one DNA window encodes the following:
- the LOC6639288 gene encoding putative odorant receptor 69a, whose protein sequence is MQLQLEDFMYYPDFACQVAGMQRYSWMGVQGVERQCELSVVQRVWFIFGALNLVYQNVGLIIYMWLPDEKTQDIVMYVAQLAETGSVLGLTLVAFCNMWMLLYNRHQIETMLSELQKLIIERNLISKRIQHFYQQSSNRMRYTKIFFLCAWFYYNSLPIIELIYELSSEKRQVKFKSQSNTWYPWYMKSNTYISFIASFINQVISSWIGVGFIMASQFLLCFFATQLQLHFDALAKKMLSLDARNPNAHVELKSLIAYHSHLLRIAANVNSVFNFTFMINFITSTIAICLMGFAMIMIDLAAGFKYSVGLCAFLVFTLFICFNGTQFTISSEKLLPAAFYNNWYEGDLKYRKMLLFFMMRSCDDQVWRSYNFIPISMATFMSILKFSYQLFTFVRTMI, encoded by the exons ATGCAGTTGCAGCTCGAAGATTTCATGTACTATCCGGACTTTGCCTGTCAAGTGGCCGGAATGCAGAGATACAGTTGGATGGGTGTCCAAGGAGTGGAACGTCAATGTGAATTGTCAGTGGTGCAACGTGTTTGGTTCATTTTCGGTGCTTTGAATTTGGTCTATCAGAATGTGGGGCTGATTATCTATATGTGGCTCCCAGATGAGAAAACTCAGGATATTGTCATGTATGTGGCCCAGTTGGCCGAGACAGGTAGTGTCCTGGGTCTCACATTGGTGGCATTTTGCAATATGTGGATGTTGTTGTATAATCGTCATCAAATCGAAACAATGCTGTCCGAATTGCAGAAATTGATTATTGAAcgaaatttaatttccaaACGCATTCAACACTTTTATCAACAGTCGTCAAATCGGATGCGTTAtacgaaaatattttttttgtgtgcctGGTTCTACTACAATAGTCTGCCCATCATTGAGCTTATCTATGAACTATCATCGGAGAAGCGGCAAGTAAAATTCAAATCTCAGAGTAATACCTGGTATCCATGGTATATGAAGTCAAACACGTATATAAGTTTCATTGCCTCGTTTATCAATCAGGTGATATCGTCTTGGATTGGCGTTGGTTTCATTATGGCCAGTCAATTTCTTTTGTGCTTTTTCGCCActcaattgcaattgcattttGATGCTTTGGCCAAGAAAATGCTTAGCTTAGATGCCCGTAATCCAAACGCTCATGTTGAACTAAAATCCTTAATTGCCTATCACAGTCACTTGTTGCGTATAGCAGCTAATGTGAATAgtgttttcaatttcacatTTATGATTAATTTCATCACATCAACGATTGCCATTTGTTTAATGGGCTTTGCCATGATTATGATTGATTTAGCCGCAGGCTTTAAATACTCTGTCGGTCTGTGTGCATTTCTCGTATTCACTTTGTTCATCTGTTTTAATGGCACACAATTCACCATATCG AGTGAGAAATTGCTACCGGCTGCCTTCTATAATAATTGGTATGAAGGCGATTTAAAATATCGCAAAATGCTTTTGTTCTTCATGATGAGATCGTGCGATGACCAAGTCTGGCGTTCATACAATTTCATTCCTATCTCTATGGCCACCTTTATGTCG ATTTTGAAGTTTTCATATCAGCTTTTCACATTCGTACGCACGATGATATAA